The sequence below is a genomic window from Actinomycetota bacterium.
GCCCGAGATCGCCTTGGCTCCCAACAAGGCGGCACGAGGACGCCTGATCAAGCAACTTCCCGAGACCAATCCATCCTTGTGGTCTGAATACCTGGATGCTCTGCATTATGCCGAGGCACAGAGCAAGTTCCTGCGCCAATCCGGGCGCTTCCCCTTATCCGCCCGGGGAGATATAAACACATATTCTGTCTTCTCCGAGCTTTTCAGCGAATTGATAAATGCCAGCGGCAGAGTGGGGATCGTCGTGCCCACGGGCATCGCCACCGACGACACCAACAAGCAGGTCTTCTCCCACCTGGTGGATGGGGGGATGCTCGTAAGCCTATATGACTTCGAGAACCGGGAGAAAATATTTCCCGCGGTTGATAGCAGGCAGAAGTTCTCTCTCCTCACCCTTCGTGGTGACCTCGCCGCGAAAGCTCCCACCCGCTTCGCCTTCTTCCTCACCCGCACAGAGCAGCTCAAGGACGAGCGGCGCGTCTTCTCCTTAAGCGCGGAGGACTTCAAGCTCCTGAACCCCAACACCCGCACCTGCCCCATCTTCCGCACCCGCCAGGACGCCGAGCTCACCAAGTATATATATGAGAGGGTGCCGGTGCTGGTGAACGAGGCCACGGGCGAGAATCCCTGGGGCGTTAGGTTCATGACCATGTTCCATATGTCCAACGACTCCCACCTCTTCCGCACCCGAAAGGAGCTCGAGGAGGCCGGCTACCGCCTCTTCGGCAACCGCTTCATAAAAGGCGAAGGCAAAGACCAGGAAGTCTGGCTGCCGTTATATGAGGCGAAGATGATCCACCAATTCGATCATAGGTTCGGCACTTATGAAGGTATTGAAGTCCGCACCAATGCCCAGATTCCCACTCCCAGCGAAGAACAACACGCCGACCCCAATTACTTGGTCATGCCTTGGTATTGGGTCGAATCCCGGGAAGTCGACGCGGCCTTGAGAAGCTACTCACAAGGTTGGCTTTTTGGTTTCCGTGATATTGCCAGGTCAACCGATGAACGCACGGCGATATTCACCCTTGTCCCCCGCACCGCCGCCGGCCACAAATTCCCATTGATATTCCCCAAAGCGAAAGAAGCTTTTGTGATAGCGATTCTAGCACCAAATACAGACAGCATTGTTTTTGATTATTTTGCAAGACAGAAAACCGGAGGCACAAATCTAGCATATTTCTATTTGAAACAATTTCCATTCCTTGCTCCTATGCACTTATTTAAACAAAAAGCCCAACATATCACATCAACTTTCTTAGAATTGATCTACACCTCCTGGGATATCAAGCCCTTCGCCGACGATGTTTGGCGTGAGGCAGATGAGGAGCTCCGCCATGCCATCAAAGCCCAATGGGAGGAGAACAAGAAAGATACCGGCGGCCTCATCTGGGACCCGCCCGAATGGGCTGAGATAGCAGACGATGGCATCCCCCTCCCGCCCTTCAAGTGGGACGAGGAACGCCGCGCCCGCCTCCGCGCAGAGCTCGACGCCATCTACGCCAAGCTCTACGGCCTCAACCGCAAACAGCTCCGCTACATCCTCGACCCCGCCGACCTCACGGAAAAGGAGCTGGAGAACATCCTCGACGACTACGAGGAGGTGGAAGACCCCTTGGACGAGGAGTCCTACCGCGCCCGCTGCGAGGCCTCCACCTTCCCCGGCGAAACTTTCCGCGTCCTCAAAGAGAAAGAAATCAAACAATACGGCCACTACCGTACTCGCCAACTAATCCTCGAAGCCTGGCAGAGACTATACGGGAAAGGCTGAGTCTTAAAGAGTGTGTGTTTGGAAAGGATGATCGGTCATGGTCTTTTTCAAAAATACCAGGAGCTGTCAACGACGGTTTAGATTGTCACCGTTTCAACGGTATAAAGTGTCCACTTTTCGACGGAGTCACTCGGCTGCAACCGGCAGATAGATGATTGTATAAACTACCGGGGATGAACCGGCCAACGGTGGTGTTCGGTTCCTTTCACCTCCCCTCCGTTTTCACAAGCCCTATGCTATGGACCCGGCCTTCCTCTTGCCTCAGAAAGCTCCTCAGTGGCGAGTAATTGTAGCTGGTGATGGGGAGGGCGGGGTTGTCTACGAGCTCTTTTTCCTCGAGAAGGGCATGGGCGATCCCCTTCTCCCACAGCGCGGGGATCCTTGCCTAAGATGACCTGCGGTACTCCACGCTGAAGCCCTCCGGGTCATCCCTGTACTCCCGGAGCAGGGAGAAGAACCTCGCCTTGCCTATTCCCAGGATCTGCTGGGATATCTTAGTGTCCAGCTTTAAAGCTTAAACTTTCTACTTTGAAATTTAGATCACATGCTCCACGTCGATGTTGACGTCAAGCAGTCTTATAATATTTAAACAAGGCCTAGCACTTTAGAATTCAGATAAATGGAGCGCCCATGAATGAGGTGGTATATCATTTCAATGTTATCTTGGCCACAAATCTTTATCTCTCCTATTTGTTTGGAGACCACGATGGAAATACATATGGATGCTACTGAAAAATCACAGAGGGCTTGGATATTCCAGTCGAACCCCAAGAGATATCCAATACTTGAAGCCATAACAACGAAGAAAAAGGACACATTTTCAATCAACCGATATAGGGACGAATATTCAATTGGTGATCGGGTATTCATATGGAAGTCGGGGGAGAATGCAGGCATATATGCTGTTGGAAGAATACTATCTAAGCCGTTTGAGATGAAAGGTACAGAGTTTGGCGATATCAAAGTAGAGATTAGCTACGACGAGGTTTTGGATAACCCCATCCTAAAGGAAGAAATTCTTAAGGATGAAAGATTAAAAGGCTTGGCAATAATTCGACAACCTCGGGGAACAAATTTCAAGCTGGAGCAAGAGGAGGCAAAGATTCTTGAGGAAATCTACGGGGCGAGAAGCAAACTCGAAGGCACTTTAAGCTCGAACATATCAGAACAAGAGCATCATAAGATCTACAATTATATCCAAGGCAAAGGCCTCCACTTCCCCCCCTCCCTGGTGACCGACTACCTCCTGGCGCTCAAGACCAAGCCCTTCGTCATCCTCACCGGGGTGTCCGGCACCGGCAAGACCAAGCTGGCCCAGCTGGTGGCGGATTACTTCACGGAAGAGGACAAGGAACGCGTGGCCTTCGTGCCGGTGAGGCCGGACTGGACGGACAACCAAGGGCTCCTAGGCTTCTACAACCTCATCACCCAGCGCTACGAGCCCACCGAGCTCTTGAAGCTCCTGCTGCGCGCCGCAGAGGACCTCGAGAACCCCTACTTCCTCATCTTGGACGAGATGAACCTGGCCAAGGTGGAGCACTACTTCTCCGACTTCCTCTCCTGCCTGGAGAGCGGGACCCCCATCCTCCTCCACGACCAGCCGGAGGACCTGTCCTTCTCGGACGGGAAGCGGGAATACCTCATCCCTCCCCGCCTCCAGATACCCGAAAACCTCTACATAACCGGCACCGTCAACGTGGACGAGACCACCTACATGTTCTCCCCCAAGGTGCTGGACCGGGCCTTCACCCTGGAGTTCGACCGCGTGGAGACCGGGGCCTACCTGGGCTTGGAGGAGGCCTCATCCGAGGAGGACTTCCGGCTCAAGGAGGGGTTCACCCTCCTGCCCCAGGAGCATGCCACCAGGGCGCACGCCTCCTCCCTCTCCCCCGGCTTCAAGGGCCTCCTCGCCTCCCTGGAGGAGATGCTCGAGCCCTACCGCCTGCACTTCGGCTACCGGGTGATCAACGAGATCTCCCTCTACCTTGCAAACGCCGGGGAAAACGTGTCGGAGAGCCCCACCGCCGCAGATACCGCCTTCGACCTCTGCCTCCTGCACAAGGTCCTGCCCAAGCTGCACGGCAACCGCGGTGAGCTGGAGGAGCCCCTGGCCCGCCTCCTCTTCTTCTGCTTCGAGATGACCCCTCCGGGTGACCCCGCCGGCTCCTTCGAGAGCTTCCAGGCCGGACCCCCTCTTCTCTACGAGTCCCAGGATGAAGGGAGGTCTCCCCGCTTCCCCCGCACCGCCGCCAAGGTCCATCGCATGTGGTCCACCCTGCGCACGCGGGGCTTTGTGAGCTTCGTGGAGTGAGGGATGAAAGATGTTTGAGAACAGCTCGGCACTCGACAGGGCCGCAAGGCTTTTCGGTATGGCTTACGATGCGGCACTTCAGGGTGCCTACAGCAACTACAAGAGGCAAGCGCTGGCAAACATAGGAAAAATTATCAAGGAATACATTAAGAGCGGAGATGTCAGCCGCGGAGTATTGCCGAGGATTTTAAAGGAAAACACACAGAATATTATATGGATTGTCGGGTATTTCGGCGTAATAGACGACTTGCGCTCGTATCTTTCAAAGAGCGAGGCCAACGAGAAGGCTTTCCTGAGTGAATTTGCTCGCATGCTGGAGGAAAACACTCCTTTGGAAAAGAGGGTTGACGATTTCAAGTCCTTTATGGACGGAGAATATGCAAGGAATGGGATAGAAAGGAAATTCCCGCTCAACATGCTCTCCACATTCCTTGCCGCTAATGATGAGAGACAATATTGCATCGTAAGACCTACCTCATACGACCGAGCCATAAAGGAATTCGGGTATAAGGACAAACTCGCCGCCTGGAAAACAGATGGGGAGAGATACGCATATTACTGCGATTTCGCCCTGGAGTTGCTGGAGAAGCTCAGGGAGGCATCCGGGAAGGGCCTGAGCCTTCTGGATGTCTATAACTTCCTCTTCTTGTGGGACCATTTCCACCCCGCTTTCGACCGGGTTCTGATAGCCGCGAACATCGAGAGGCTGAAGGCAAAGGGTGAGTGGAACGGGAAGAGGTTCGACTATCGTGCCGAGAAGGAGGCGGAAGCAAGAAAGCTGTGCGAGGACAAGGTCGGTAGCTTCTCTCGGGAGGAGGGGGAGAGGCTCTTCGCCCTGCTTGACTCAGATCTTCCTGGGGGAAGGGAAGTCCACGGACGCTTCGGCCTGTCCTTCATCGGCTCTAACCGGGAGCTTCTGCTCCAAGACATGGGAGCCTTTAACCAGTGGTCTGATTACCTATATGGCGCGCCCGAGGCGGAGCTACAACAACGCGTCGAAGGGTTTATGAAAATGAAGCCGTTGAAGGGCGCCGGCAGCACGTTCGTCTCCGCGCTCCTCTACCTTCGGGATAAGAACCGTTTCAACATCGTGAACGGTGCGATAATCGGCGGTTTGGCGAAGGTTCTCGAGAACAAGGCCTTGGACAAGAGAAAACTGGAATACTACTTCGATGCCAACTGGTTGCTCATCTGCCTCAGAGAGGAAATCGGTCTCCGCCCTGAATCCCTCGACCTGCTCCTCTCAAACATCGTGCCCGTAACCCCGGCCCGCGACATCTACGAGTATGTCGAACGGGCCAACCTCCACTTCCCCCCCTCCCTGGTGACCGACTACCTCCTGGCGCTCAAGACCAAGCCCTTCGTCATCCTCACCGGGGTGTCCGGCACCGGCAAGACCAAGCTGGCCCAGCTGGTGGCGGATTACTTCACGGAAGAGGACAAGGAACGCGTGGCCTTCGTGCCGGTGAGGCCGGACTGGACGGACAACCAAGGGCTCCTAGGCTTCTACAACCTCATCACCCAGCGCTACGAGCCCACCGAGCTCTTGAAGCTCCTGCTGCGCGCCGCAGAGGACCTCGAGAACCCCTACTTCCTCATCTTGGACGAGATGAACCTGGCCAAGGTGGAGCACTACTTCTCCGACTTCCTCTCCTGCCTGGAGAGCGGGACCCCCATCCTCCTCCACGACCAGCCGGAGGACCTGTCCTTCTCGGACGGGAAGCGGGAATACCTCATCCCTCCCCGCCTCCAGATACCCGAAAACCTCTACATAACCGGCACCGTCAACGTGGACGAGACCACCTACATGTTCTCCCCCAAGGTGCTGGACCGGGCCTTCACCCTGGAGTTCGACCGCGTGGAGACCGGGGCCTACCTGGGCTTGGAGGAGGCCTCATCCGAGGAGGACTTCCGGCTCAAGGAGGGGTTCACCCTCCTGCCCCAGGAGCATGCCACCAGGGCGCACGCCTCCTCCCTCTCCCCCGGCTTCAAGGGCCTCCTCGCCTCCCTGGAGGAGATGCTCGAGCCCTACCGCCTGCACTTCGGCTACCGGGTGATCAACGAGATCTCCCTCTACCTTGCAAACGCCGGGGAAAACGTGTCGGAGAGCCCCACCGCCGCAGATACCGCCTTCGACCTCTGCCTCCTGCACAAGGTCCTGCCCAAGCTGCACGGCAACCGCGGTGAGCTGGAGGAGCCCCTGGCCCGCCTCCTCTTCTTCTGCTTCGAGATGACCCCTCCGGGTGACCCCGCCGGCTCCTTCGAGAGCTTCCAGGCCGGACCCCCTCTTCTCTACGAGTCCCAGGATGAAGGGAGGTCTCCCCGCTTCCCCCGCACCGCCGCCAAGGTCCATCGCATGTGGTCCACCCTGCGCACGCGGGGCTTCGTGAGCTTCGTGGAGTGAGGGATGAAAATAACGAAGAAGGGCAGCGGCCAGGAACTGGATCTTCATGAACACTCTGCCCTGGGGCCCTGTTTTCTGCTGACCGAGAACTGCCCTTACCTAGCGGAGACAAAAGAAGGCGAGCTCAGCCATCCGGCGGCCACCCCCTTGAGGCCAGGCCTTTATGAGCTGGTTTTCAAGAACTTCGTGGGATGGGCAAAGCTGGGAGACACGCTTCTTAAGATCAGGACCCCGAAGCTCTCCGACGACGGGTTTGACGCCATGGTCAACCAGATAACCGAGGTATGCGCCTCACTCCCGTTCGCCTTCAACACGCCGTCTTTCCTCCCCTTCGAGCGCATTTCCCCGGGTGGGGAAGAGGTGCTCTACCATGCCTTCATGTATCTGCGATATATGATCAAGGATTCCGAGCCTTCCCTGGAGGCGGTGCTGAACCGCATCATCGCAAACCCCCACCGGGTCATCGTCCGGGAGGCAGTAAGGCAGGAGCTGCACCGAGCGAGGCGCGTGAGGCCTGCTTCCATAAACCGCTTGGCCAGTTGCCCGCGCGACCTGATAAACACACGGCAAGCGCCACACCTTTCCGATTGCGAGATATCTCGAAGGTTGGAGGACATCTCGGGAGAGAGATATTTCCCCACATATATCCAAGGCATCAAGAAGGACGCGAGCATCGACAACCCCGAGAACCGCTTCGTCAAGCATTTCCTGGAACAATGCCTCCTCATCGCCGAGCTCTTCCGCCGCTGTTTCCGGGACAAGGCTCAAGAGGGCGGATATTTCGATCACGGGTTGTTGGAGGATGCCCATCTTATGGTCAATAACCTTAAAGGGCTTCTGACCAGAGGCTTTTTCGCCGATGTAGGCGAGATGGCGTACCTGCCATATAACTCCCAGGTGCTGCAGAAAGGGCCGGGTTACCGCGAGCTCTTCTCCTTCTTCAACCGCATGAACATGGGAAGCGCTTATCCTATCGGCAGCGCGGACCTCAGAAAGATCATCGAGAACAAGGACGTGGCGCTGCTCTACGAGTACTGGACCTATTTCAAGTGTGTGGACGTTCTGAGCGAGGTGGTCGGCAAGCCCAAGAGAGCCATTGTAAAAGGCGGAAGGGAGAAGGAGAAGGAGAAGACACTCCCCTATGACCTGGGCGTAGATTTCGGAGGAGGGATCAGCCTCTTCTATAACAAGACCTATCACGGCAACCGAAGGGGGTCATATTCGTTAGCGTACCGACCGGACATAGCTCTTGAGATGCCCGACGGCATCTACATCTTCGACGCCAAGTTCAAGAAGGAAAGGGTTATCTTCGAGCAGTTCGAGGGCGAAGAGGTGGCTGAGACAAAGGAGGAGGAGTTCGACCAGGGGTTCAAGTATGGCGATATCAACAAGATGCACTGCTACCGTGACGCCATCCAAGGGGTCAAGGCCGCTTTCATCTTGTACCCAGGCGACCTCTTCCGGTTCTTCCATGTCGATAAAGGGAAGATGACCGCACCCCAGCAGGCGGATGATCTCAACGGCGTAGGGGCGATCCCACTGAGACCATCCATGAAAGGCTCAGACACAAAGGATTTGAAGTCTGTGCTTGAGCTGTGTTGCCTGGGGGACAAGCGATGATAAAGGAAATGGAGGTAAGGAGATGAGCATCAGGGAGCACATCGGGTGGATTCTTGAGAATTATTTGGAAGCAAGGCAATCGGCGAGCTTTTCTTCCAGCCATCCTGTGTATCGAAGGTTCATGGACCTTGGGGAAAGCCTATCCAAACTGGCGGCGGTAAAAATGAGGCACACCCTAAAGGTGAAATGGAGCGTGGGGCAAGGCAATTGGGCACGCATACCATGGATCGCTTTTCTGGATGAGAGGGAAACAAGGACAACTCAAAGCGGTGTGTACCCAGTTTTCCTATTCCAAGAGGACATGAAGGGAGTATATTTTACCTTCAACCAAGGGGTAACCGAGTTAAAAAATGATCACGGGACAATCGAGGCCAGAAGAATCCTCAGGGAACGCGCTAAAACACTCCAGCAGTATTGCGTGGATGCTGAAAAACGAGGCTTTCGCCTGGATACCAGGATATCCCTGCATGCCGGGTATGGTCTGGGAAAAGAATACGAATATTCCACCGTTGCATATAAGCTCTATGAAAAGGGCAAGATCCCGGCTGATGAAGAGATCATAGTGGATGTCGAATATCTACTGGGTGCATACGATAGGTATCTTGAATCAAGGAAGGCTACCAGTATTTCAAAATCTTCGATCACCGAGGAGATAGAACCTGTGGGGGCTGAATTCAACATACAGCAGGCCACAGAGGACTTAATTAGAAATATCCATGCTAAGGGCTTCATATTTGAGCCATGGCAGATCGCGCAATACGTCACCGCCTTGCGAACCAAGCCCTTCATTATCCTTGCCGGAATTACAGGGACAGGGAAATCGAAGCTCCCTAGGCTTGTCGCAGAGGCCACAGCTGGGGAGTGCTTGCTCATTCCTGTAAAGCCGGACTGGTCGGATAGCTCGGATGTGCTTGGCTATACGGATCTCCAGGGTGATTTTCGACCGGGACCCTTGCTCGAGATCGCGCGTGATGCAATGGAGAACCCGGACCGTTATTGGACCTGCATTATCGATGAGATGAACTTGGCACGGGTTGAGCAGTATTTCGCCGAGGTACTGAGTAGGATTGAAGATCGAAGGCGAGATCCAAATGGAGGATACGCAAGCATTCAACTACTTAGCAAGGCGCTCAAGGAAGATGAGGCCGAGTGGGGGGAGGTGGTCATACCGTCCAATCTTGCCAT
It includes:
- a CDS encoding DUF2357 domain-containing protein, translated to MKITKKGSGQELDLHEHSALGPCFLLTENCPYLAETKEGELSHPAATPLRPGLYELVFKNFVGWAKLGDTLLKIRTPKLSDDGFDAMVNQITEVCASLPFAFNTPSFLPFERISPGGEEVLYHAFMYLRYMIKDSEPSLEAVLNRIIANPHRVIVREAVRQELHRARRVRPASINRLASCPRDLINTRQAPHLSDCEISRRLEDISGERYFPTYIQGIKKDASIDNPENRFVKHFLEQCLLIAELFRRCFRDKAQEGGYFDHGLLEDAHLMVNNLKGLLTRGFFADVGEMAYLPYNSQVLQKGPGYRELFSFFNRMNMGSAYPIGSADLRKIIENKDVALLYEYWTYFKCVDVLSEVVGKPKRAIVKGGREKEKEKTLPYDLGVDFGGGISLFYNKTYHGNRRGSYSLAYRPDIALEMPDGIYIFDAKFKKERVIFEQFEGEEVAETKEEEFDQGFKYGDINKMHCYRDAIQGVKAAFILYPGDLFRFFHVDKGKMTAPQQADDLNGVGAIPLRPSMKGSDTKDLKSVLELCCLGDKR
- a CDS encoding AAA family ATPase produces the protein MEKRVDDFKSFMDGEYARNGIERKFPLNMLSTFLAANDERQYCIVRPTSYDRAIKEFGYKDKLAAWKTDGERYAYYCDFALELLEKLREASGKGLSLLDVYNFLFLWDHFHPAFDRVLIAANIERLKAKGEWNGKRFDYRAEKEAEARKLCEDKVGSFSREEGERLFALLDSDLPGGREVHGRFGLSFIGSNRELLLQDMGAFNQWSDYLYGAPEAELQQRVEGFMKMKPLKGAGSTFVSALLYLRDKNRFNIVNGAIIGGLAKVLENKALDKRKLEYYFDANWLLICLREEIGLRPESLDLLLSNIVPVTPARDIYEYVERANLHFPPSLVTDYLLALKTKPFVILTGVSGTGKTKLAQLVADYFTEEDKERVAFVPVRPDWTDNQGLLGFYNLITQRYEPTELLKLLLRAAEDLENPYFLILDEMNLAKVEHYFSDFLSCLESGTPILLHDQPEDLSFSDGKREYLIPPRLQIPENLYITGTVNVDETTYMFSPKVLDRAFTLEFDRVETGAYLGLEEASSEEDFRLKEGFTLLPQEHATRAHASSLSPGFKGLLASLEEMLEPYRLHFGYRVINEISLYLANAGENVSESPTAADTAFDLCLLHKVLPKLHGNRGELEEPLARLLFFCFEMTPPGDPAGSFESFQAGPPLLYESQDEGRSPRFPRTAAKVHRMWSTLRTRGFVSFVE
- a CDS encoding DUF3578 domain-containing protein, which codes for MSIREHIGWILENYLEARQSASFSSSHPVYRRFMDLGESLSKLAAVKMRHTLKVKWSVGQGNWARIPWIAFLDERETRTTQSGVYPVFLFQEDMKGVYFTFNQGVTELKNDHGTIEARRILRERAKTLQQYCVDAEKRGFRLDTRISLHAGYGLGKEYEYSTVAYKLYEKGKIPADEEIIVDVEYLLGAYDRYLESRKATSISKSSITEEIEPVGAEFNIQQATEDLIRNIHAKGFIFEPWQIAQYVTALRTKPFIILAGITGTGKSKLPRLVAEATAGECLLIPVKPDWSDSSDVLGYTDLQGDFRPGPLLEIARDAMENPDRYWTCIIDEMNLARVEQYFAEVLSRIEDRRRDPNGGYASIQLLSKALKEDEAEWGEVVIPSNLAIVGTVNMDESAHGFSRKVLDRAFTVELSEIFLDQWENASTTEKTKAVTWPVKAMCPRAIMLAALTNPEDRERSEIVRAVNALMEINRVLAPAQLQVGYRTRDEVALFLLHSLEIIDSFRDMRGNKIDPLDLALQMKILPRIIGGSDAVNRVVMGMLGWAYGGVPFKLEDEARQIVKDWDDSGRPSAIGGSRYPRLAARLCLMWERLKSEGYTSYWL
- a CDS encoding EVE domain-containing protein: MRWYIISMLSWPQIFISPICLETTMEIHMDATEKSQRAWIFQSNPKRYPILEAITTKKKDTFSINRYRDEYSIGDRVFIWKSGENAGIYAVGRILSKPFEMKGTEFGDIKVEISYDEVLDNPILKEEILKDERLKGLAIIRQPRGTNFKLEQEEAKILEEIYGARSKLEGTLSSNISEQEHHKIYNYIQGKGLHFPPSLVTDYLLALKTKPFVILTGVSGTGKTKLAQLVADYFTEEDKERVAFVPVRPDWTDNQGLLGFYNLITQRYEPTELLKLLLRAAEDLENPYFLILDEMNLAKVEHYFSDFLSCLESGTPILLHDQPEDLSFSDGKREYLIPPRLQIPENLYITGTVNVDETTYMFSPKVLDRAFTLEFDRVETGAYLGLEEASSEEDFRLKEGFTLLPQEHATRAHASSLSPGFKGLLASLEEMLEPYRLHFGYRVINEISLYLANAGENVSESPTAADTAFDLCLLHKVLPKLHGNRGELEEPLARLLFFCFEMTPPGDPAGSFESFQAGPPLLYESQDEGRSPRFPRTAAKVHRMWSTLRTRGFVSFVE